One part of the Mytilus trossulus isolate FHL-02 chromosome 11, PNRI_Mtr1.1.1.hap1, whole genome shotgun sequence genome encodes these proteins:
- the LOC134689872 gene encoding uncharacterized protein LOC134689872 translates to MDFINFVVLFILLVYKFSKVLTYDHVTTCAVSSTIGESVPYDFKDLLDSSTGAVYMVEDENFQVKCCGVISYWEINARSLATIHLHVWRRLSSNSYELVGFNTVTPMDVGHFEYDVPISERISVKHGDYIGWFTAGSEVISYNEHSSYPIMNRKFTGQTSFTVGETRDWTTSRNTITNRQFAIGARTASGDTPTLNIGTNYEMTIDESTVVGTAILTLSVVDDDVSDIHTINVLSTDNGYFELNSLALETLQDEIPEATYIMELEVIDECYHTSTSTVAITVQNTLSLCVVIPFGLKRCQTAIGMNNRSDHKTAL, encoded by the exons ATGgactttataaattttgttgtccttttcattttattagtatacaaattttctaaagtacTAACTTACG aTCATGTAACAACATGCGCAGTGTCGTCTACCATTGGAGAGTCTGTTCCTTATGACTTTAAAGATTTGCTGGACAGTAGTACTg GCGCAGTATACATGGTAGAAGACGAGAACTTCCAAGTGAAATGTTGTGGTGTAATATCATACTGGGAGATAAATGCTCGATCTCTGGCCACCATTCATTTACACGTATGGAGAAGGTTGTCGTCAAACTCATATGAACTGGTTGGGTTCAATACTGTTACACCCATGG atgtTGGCCATTTTGAATACGATGTTCCTATCTCGGAGAGGATTAGTGTAAAACATGGTGACTACATAGGATG GTTCACAGCGGGTTCAGAGGTGATTTCGTACAACGAGCATAGTTCATACCCAATCATGAACAGAAAGTTTACGGGACAGACTAGTTTTACTGTTGGAGAGACTAGAGACTGGACTACTAGTAGAAATACTATAACAAACAGACAGTTTGCTATTGGTGCCCGGACGGCCTCAG GTGATACTCCAACTCTGAATATTGGTACCAATTATGAAATGACTATTGACGAATCAACAGTTGTTGGTACAGCGATACTCACCCTATCCGTGGTCGATGACGATGTCTCAGATATACATACCATTAACGTACTCAGCACAGATAATGGATACTTTGAGCTCAATTCTT TGGCGCTGGAGACACTACAAGATGAGATACCAGAAGCCACTTATATAATGGAACTAGAAGTTATAGATGAGTGTTACCACACCTCAACATCAACTGTTGCCATAACAGTTCAAAACACT TTATCCCTGTGTGTTGTCATACCTTTTGGTTTAAAACGTTGTCAAACAGCTATTGGAATGAACAATAGGTCTGATCATAAAACTGCATTGTAG